In Gemmatimonadaceae bacterium, the DNA window CCCGACGACCGCCGAGAAGCGTCCCACCATGCCGTACAATCCGTAGAACTCACCGACTCTGTCCGGAGGCGTGAGGCGCAGCATCAGCGGACGGTCCGACGCCCACGTGCCGCCGAGGCAGATGCCCGCCGCGCAGGCGACGACGAACAGCCAGCCGATGGTGAGGTGCAAAAAGCCGATCGAGGCGGCGCCAACGAAGGTGAGCATCCACCCCGTGAGCACGATATTGAGCGTTCGCTTCGGACCGATTCGGTCGACGATGAAGCCCCAGAGGATGCCGCCGACGATCGCCGCGCTGATGGCGACCATGAGCACGAGCTTGGCCTTCGCCTCGCCGTCCTGCTTGGTGAGCCCCGTCGAGATGGCGACGTTCACCGTGTAGAGGGACATGAACAAGATCACGGTGTTGATCGCGTCGGTGTAGAACGCGCGGCCAATGAGGAAGCGCAGCAGCCCGGGGAAACGATGTCCCGACTTGAGTGTCTGAACGGTCTGACGCGTCGACTCGGTCACCGCCTGCGGAGTGAAGATCGGACGCGGATGAGCGTTGATGCGCTCGCGCACGAACAGGAAGCACGGTGTGGCGAACGCCAGGAACGCGACGCCGATGAACAGGAAATAGTTGGCGAACGGGAACTCTTGCGTCTTGGAATCCATCAGCATGCTGACACCGACCGCGATGTACGAGCCGATGTACCCGATTCCGATGGCGATGCCGTTGATACGGCCGCGATTTTGTTCGGTGGTCACTTCGGGCAGCAGCGAGTCGTAGAATTGCACGCCTGCTTGATACCCGCCGTTGGCGACCACGAATGCCAACATGCTCAGCCAGAACGGTCCCCGGGCGATGAGGGCGGTCATCGCGCAGCAGATGATTGTCGCCCACATCAGGAACGGCATCCGGCGGCGCGCGCGGTCGGTCATCGCGCCAAGCAACGGCGAAATGCAGAACATGATGCCCATCGACACCGCGCTGATCCGACCGACGAGGCTGTCCGCTCGCTCGGATCCGACAACGGACCGGACGAAGAGCGAGAAGTTCAGCGACGTCACGCCCATCGAGAAGATGACGTTGGCCAGATCGTAGGTGATCCAGCTGACGACCGCCTTCCGCGGGATGACCCTGGTCGGCTCAGCCGTTCGCGCGGGGGCGGGGGCGGGGGCGGGAACAGGCCTAGAGGCGGAGGACATCGTTCTGCGCCGATCCTCGGAAAGGTGTAACCGAACGATGCGGGTCTGCGGACCGGGGAACAATACGCAGGACGACGTAGACACGGACAGGCTCGGTACGGAGCCGATGCATTTGACCCTCTCTCCGTTGTATTGTGCGTGCCGGCCGGCGGGCCGAGCGAAGTGTCAGGTGAGGACCGCGGCGGCGTAGGCGGCCTGCTACGTCACATCTGACGGACGTTCTTCACCGGTGATGAAGTGTCGCTGAGGGTACGAGCAACGCCGAGCGCCT includes these proteins:
- a CDS encoding MFS transporter, which encodes MSSASRPVPAPAPAPARTAEPTRVIPRKAVVSWITYDLANVIFSMGVTSLNFSLFVRSVVGSERADSLVGRISAVSMGIMFCISPLLGAMTDRARRRMPFLMWATIICCAMTALIARGPFWLSMLAFVVANGGYQAGVQFYDSLLPEVTTEQNRGRINGIAIGIGYIGSYIAVGVSMLMDSKTQEFPFANYFLFIGVAFLAFATPCFLFVRERINAHPRPIFTPQAVTESTRQTVQTLKSGHRFPGLLRFLIGRAFYTDAINTVILFMSLYTVNVAISTGLTKQDGEAKAKLVLMVAISAAIVGGILWGFIVDRIGPKRTLNIVLTGWMLTFVGAASIGFLHLTIGWLFVVACAAGICLGGTWASDRPLMLRLTPPDRVGEFYGLYGMVGRFSAVVGPLVWGGTTWLIVERSGMPVLTGEAFAILSLLVMVIVAFLILRRVTDAPRDWKALGSQGTPTGGTLQPAGATGGPLLE